A single Gossypium arboreum isolate Shixiya-1 unplaced genomic scaffold, ASM2569848v2 Contig00239, whole genome shotgun sequence DNA region contains:
- the LOC108450916 gene encoding uncharacterized protein LOC108450916, translated as MDTTQLGTLIMKLGAANAKASLNVYNEIIKKPGSPQALKALNCCVEAYKYAILSFEMVSSELVEDPQTANYDVAVIGPEIANCEKELINAKVQAHRLLAGNRFMKYYVSMGYEITSTLELENPNEY; from the coding sequence ATGGATACAACCCAATTAGGAACCCTCATTATGAAATTAGGAGCAGCAAATGCCAAAGCATCGTTGAATGtatataatgaaataattaagaaaccAGGTTCTCCCCAGGCTTTGAAAGCCCTTAATTGTTGCGTTGAGGCATACAAATACGCAATCTTATCATTTGAAATGGTATCTTCAGAATTGGTTGAAGATCCCCAAACCGCAAACTATGATGTAGCAGTTATAGGTCCCGAAATTGCTAATTGTGAAAAGGAACTGATTAACGCAAAGGTTCAAGCACATCGACTCCTTGCTGGGAATCGATTTATGAAATATTATGTCTCAATGGGATATGAGATAACATCAACTCTGGAGCTTGAAAATCCAAATGAGTATTAG
- the LOC108450917 gene encoding uncharacterized protein LOC108450917, translated as MDTTQLGALIMKLGAANTKARLNVYNEIIKKPGSPQALKALNCCVEAYKYAILSFEMVSSELVEDPKTANYDVAVIGPEIANCEKELINAKVQAHRLLAGNRFMKYYVSLGYKITSTLELENPNERVAIIAAVETVN; from the exons ATGGATACAACCCAATTAGGAGCCCTCATTATGAAATTAGGAGCAGCAAATACCAAAGCAAGGTTGAATGtatataatgaaataattaagaaaccAGGTTCTCCCCAGGCTTTGAAAGCCCTTAATTGTTGCGTTGAGGCATACAAATACGCAATCTTATCATTTGAAATGGTATCTTCAGAATTGGTTGAAGATCCCAAAACCGCAAACTATGATGTAGCTGTTATAGGTCCCGAAATTGCTAATTGTGAAAAGGAACTGATCAACGCAAAGGTTCAAGCACATCGACTCCTTGCTGGGAATCGATTTATGAAATATTATGTCTCATTGGGATATAAGATAACATCAACTCTGGAGCTTGAAAATCCAAATGA GCGTGTTGCCATTATTGCTGCTGTTGAAACtgtgaattaa